A window of the Streptomyces albireticuli genome harbors these coding sequences:
- a CDS encoding 50S ribosomal protein L25/general stress protein Ctc, whose translation MAEVKLTAEPRTEFGKGYARRIRRANKVPAVIYGHGADPKHVSLDGHALMMALKTPNVLIKLDIGGKGELVIPKAVQREALRGFLVHVDFLAVKKGEKVTVEVPVHTEGELAPGGNLLEHILNALPVEAEATHIPEGFTVSVEGLEAGHTIRAGDIELPRGCTLAVDEDAAVLQVVAAQAEEPTEEEAEEEGEPAVAEAEAAAPESAEES comes from the coding sequence ATGGCCGAGGTAAAGCTGACCGCCGAGCCGCGCACCGAGTTCGGCAAGGGCTACGCCCGCCGCATCCGCCGCGCCAACAAGGTCCCGGCCGTCATCTACGGCCACGGCGCGGATCCCAAGCACGTGTCCCTCGACGGCCACGCGCTGATGATGGCGCTCAAGACCCCGAACGTGCTGATCAAGCTGGACATCGGGGGCAAGGGCGAACTCGTCATCCCCAAGGCGGTCCAGAGAGAGGCGCTGCGCGGCTTCCTCGTCCATGTCGACTTCCTGGCGGTGAAGAAGGGCGAGAAGGTGACCGTCGAGGTGCCCGTCCACACCGAGGGCGAGCTGGCACCCGGCGGCAACCTCCTGGAGCACATCCTCAACGCCCTGCCGGTGGAGGCCGAGGCCACCCACATCCCGGAGGGGTTCACCGTGTCCGTCGAGGGGCTGGAGGCCGGGCACACCATCCGGGCCGGGGACATCGAGCTGCCGCGCGGCTGCACGCTGGCCGTCGACGAGGACGCCGCCGTCCTCCAGGTGGTGGCCGCGCAGGCCGAGGAGCCGACGGAGGAGGAGGCCGAGGAGGAGGGCGAGCCGGCGGTCGCCGAGGCCGAGGCGGCGGCCCCGGAGTCCGCCGAGGAGAGCTGA
- a CDS encoding VOC family protein: MLTTDFVTGAPNWLDLGSPDTAASAGFYGAVFGWDLRSAGPDAGGYGFFQQDGRTVAGLGPLTEEGASPAWTVYFRTPDADATAKAVEQGGGTVRVAPFDVMDAGRMSCLTDPGGAEFAVWQPGAVQGLERTTETHSLCWAELHTADPEAAFAFYRSLFGWRSQEMEVAEMTYRVLSTAEGDPQEASFGGLAPAQGDGEEPRWIPYFTVEDADAVVATSQEHGGSVLMPAADVPEVGRIAWLADPFGAPFAVIKPAPSAA; encoded by the coding sequence ATGCTCACCACAGACTTCGTGACCGGCGCGCCCAACTGGCTCGACCTCGGCAGCCCCGACACCGCGGCGTCCGCCGGGTTCTACGGGGCGGTGTTCGGCTGGGACCTCCGGTCCGCCGGTCCGGACGCGGGCGGTTACGGCTTCTTCCAGCAGGACGGCCGGACCGTGGCGGGGCTCGGCCCGCTGACCGAGGAGGGCGCGAGCCCCGCCTGGACGGTGTATTTCCGGACGCCCGACGCCGATGCCACGGCCAAGGCCGTGGAGCAGGGCGGCGGCACGGTCCGGGTGGCGCCGTTCGACGTCATGGACGCGGGGCGGATGTCCTGTCTCACCGACCCCGGCGGTGCCGAGTTCGCCGTCTGGCAGCCCGGGGCGGTGCAGGGGCTGGAGCGGACCACCGAGACCCACAGCCTGTGCTGGGCCGAGCTGCACACCGCGGACCCCGAGGCCGCCTTCGCCTTCTACCGCTCGCTGTTCGGGTGGCGGAGCCAGGAGATGGAGGTCGCGGAGATGACCTACCGCGTCCTGTCCACGGCCGAGGGCGACCCTCAGGAGGCCTCGTTCGGCGGCCTCGCCCCGGCCCAGGGGGACGGGGAGGAGCCGCGCTGGATCCCGTACTTCACCGTGGAGGACGCCGACGCGGTCGTCGCCACGTCCCAGGAGCACGGCGGCTCGGTGCTGATGCCCGCCGCGGACGTGCCGGAGGTCGGCCGGATCGCCTGGCTCGCCGACCCGTTCGGCGCCCCCTTCGCCGTCATCAAGCCGGCTCCGTCGGCGGCCTGA
- a CDS encoding NAD(P)-dependent alcohol dehydrogenase has product MTHTTVPAYAAPSPKAPLERITVPRREPGEHDILIEIKYAGICHSDLHTVRGEWGDGGVFPIVPGHEIAGVVAAVGSGVTRHAVGDRVGVGCFVDSCRTCENCLAGLQQYCTGELGSVGTYGATGRDGQVTHGGYSTHIVVDENYVLRIPDSIPLDAAAPLLCAGITLYSPLSHWKAGPGKKVAVVGLGGLGHMGVKIAHAMGAEVTVLSQSLRKKDDGLRLGATHFHATSDPATFEALAGTFDLIVNTVSADVDLGAYLGLLKTDGTLVQVGAPEEPLPIAPFALITQRRSFAGSMIGGIPETQEMLDFCGEHGLGADIELIRADQINEAYERVLASDVRYRFVIDTATI; this is encoded by the coding sequence ATGACGCACACCACTGTTCCCGCCTACGCCGCACCGTCGCCCAAGGCCCCGCTGGAGCGGATCACCGTTCCGCGCCGTGAGCCGGGCGAGCACGACATCCTCATCGAGATCAAGTACGCGGGCATCTGCCACTCCGACCTGCACACCGTGCGCGGGGAGTGGGGCGACGGCGGCGTCTTCCCGATCGTCCCGGGCCACGAGATCGCGGGTGTGGTGGCCGCGGTCGGCTCCGGCGTGACGCGCCACGCGGTCGGCGACCGCGTCGGCGTCGGCTGCTTCGTCGACTCCTGCCGCACCTGCGAGAACTGCCTGGCCGGCCTCCAGCAGTACTGCACCGGCGAGCTCGGCTCGGTCGGCACCTACGGGGCCACCGGGCGCGACGGCCAGGTCACCCACGGCGGCTACTCCACGCACATCGTCGTCGACGAGAACTACGTCCTGCGGATACCCGACAGCATCCCGCTGGACGCGGCGGCCCCGCTGCTGTGCGCGGGCATCACGCTGTACTCCCCGCTCTCCCACTGGAAGGCGGGTCCGGGCAAGAAGGTCGCCGTCGTGGGCCTGGGCGGCCTCGGCCACATGGGAGTGAAGATCGCGCACGCCATGGGTGCCGAGGTGACCGTGCTCAGCCAGTCCCTGCGCAAGAAGGACGACGGCCTGCGGCTGGGCGCCACCCACTTCCACGCGACGTCCGACCCGGCCACCTTCGAGGCCCTGGCCGGCACCTTCGACCTGATCGTCAACACCGTCTCCGCCGATGTCGACCTGGGCGCCTACCTCGGTCTGCTGAAGACGGACGGCACCCTGGTCCAGGTCGGCGCCCCCGAGGAGCCGCTGCCGATCGCCCCGTTCGCGCTGATCACCCAGCGCCGGTCGTTCGCCGGCTCGATGATCGGCGGCATCCCGGAGACCCAGGAGATGCTGGACTTCTGCGGTGAGCACGGGCTCGGCGCCGACATCGAGCTGATCCGCGCCGACCAGATCAACGAGGCGTACGAGCGGGTGCTGGCCAGCGACGTGCGGTACCGCTTCGTCATCGACACGGCGACGATCTGA
- a CDS encoding helix-turn-helix transcriptional regulator produces the protein MDQRTELSEFLRSRRARLSPEEVGLTPHGGRRRVPGLRREELAQLAGVSVTYYTRLEQGRGQNVSAGVLDAIADALRLNPTERDHLTHLIRPVTRSRRAPSRPQRVRQAVQHLIDAMDSVPAYVVGRRLDIIGWNRMACALLGDFAAVPAPQRNLAWQIFLDPACRDLYVGWERKAADIVALLRLEAGRYPDDARLCALVGELSVKSEEFRGLWAAHDVRDKCFGVKELHHPVVGPLTLSCESLVLPADGQQLITYHAEPGSPSAESLRLLASWTLDPAARPEASPHSGT, from the coding sequence ATGGACCAGCGCACCGAACTGAGCGAGTTCCTCCGCTCCCGCCGAGCCCGGCTCAGCCCCGAGGAGGTCGGCCTGACGCCGCACGGCGGGCGGCGGCGGGTGCCGGGACTGCGCCGGGAGGAGCTGGCACAGCTGGCCGGCGTCAGCGTCACCTACTACACGCGCCTGGAGCAGGGCAGGGGACAGAACGTCTCGGCCGGAGTCCTCGACGCCATCGCCGACGCCCTGCGGCTGAACCCGACCGAGCGGGACCATCTGACGCACTTGATCCGCCCGGTCACCCGGTCCCGCCGGGCTCCCAGCCGCCCGCAGCGCGTCCGCCAGGCCGTGCAGCACCTCATCGACGCCATGGACAGCGTCCCGGCCTACGTCGTCGGGCGGCGGCTCGACATCATCGGCTGGAACCGCATGGCGTGCGCGCTCCTCGGCGACTTCGCCGCCGTCCCCGCCCCGCAGCGCAACCTGGCCTGGCAGATCTTCCTCGACCCGGCCTGCCGCGACCTGTACGTGGGGTGGGAGCGCAAGGCGGCCGACATCGTCGCCCTCCTGCGCCTGGAGGCGGGCCGCTACCCGGACGACGCCAGGCTGTGCGCGCTGGTGGGGGAGCTGTCCGTCAAGAGCGAGGAGTTCCGGGGCCTGTGGGCCGCCCACGACGTGCGGGACAAGTGCTTCGGCGTCAAGGAGCTGCATCACCCTGTGGTGGGTCCGCTGACCCTCTCGTGCGAGTCCCTGGTGCTGCCCGCCGACGGCCAGCAGCTGATCACCTATCATGCCGAGCCCGGCTCCCCGTCCGCCGAGTCCCTGCGGCTGCTCGCCAGCTGGACCCTGGACCCGGCCGCGCGCCCGGAGGCCTCGCCGCACTCCGGCACGTAG
- a CDS encoding M4 family metallopeptidase, which yields MAGTAVAVTPDEVKEAARASSISASRTAANASLIKAASAAAVSHAAETGVGKDDTLKVKDTLVDPEGKRHVRFTRVYRGVPVVGGDLVVHLDAKQTYLGVTRAIQHKVSLPSVTPKLTAPQAAAKAAGSAKGSAGKTELVVDVRGGKSVLAYRVTVTDSRTQETGGLHSVVVDATSGTVLSDTPLTDAFISPGLRTKLRSLGERATPSTGPKAAPPRKVQPDANFPARADGSGASLFAGNVPLVTTQTAKDSFVLKDPSRGGGETRDAGGKELNYFSEGKAITDGDNRWGNGTAADSATAAVDAQYGITSTFDYYKSAFGRDGIKNDGAGPHALVHFGDKVANAFWSPDCSCMLYGDGDGETFKQPLVALDVTGHELSHGVIEATADFQPTRVDARQNQFGEAGSLNESLADIFGTGVEFRTNNAGNPPNYLLGEKLGLDQKFLRRMDKPSLDVLEGTVDYWDADSFDREVHAGSGVSSHAFYLLAEGSGKKTIGGVEYDSPTYDGKPATGIGREKAEQIFYRALTRYMVSTTDFHEARTATLQAAADMYGADSAERAAVDRAWAAVNVTAGNTPKESVKR from the coding sequence ATGGCGGGCACCGCCGTCGCGGTCACCCCCGACGAGGTCAAGGAGGCCGCCCGCGCCTCCTCCATATCCGCCTCCCGCACCGCCGCCAACGCCTCGCTCATCAAGGCCGCGAGCGCCGCCGCCGTCTCGCACGCCGCCGAGACCGGGGTCGGCAAGGACGACACCCTCAAGGTGAAGGACACGCTCGTCGACCCGGAGGGCAAGCGGCACGTCCGCTTCACCCGCGTCTACCGCGGCGTCCCGGTCGTCGGTGGCGACCTCGTCGTCCACCTCGACGCCAAGCAGACCTACCTGGGCGTCACCCGCGCCATCCAGCACAAGGTCTCCCTCCCCTCGGTCACCCCCAAGCTGACCGCGCCGCAGGCCGCTGCCAAGGCCGCCGGCTCCGCCAAGGGCTCGGCCGGCAAGACCGAGCTGGTCGTCGACGTCCGCGGCGGCAAGTCCGTCCTGGCCTACCGGGTCACCGTCACCGACAGCCGCACCCAGGAGACCGGTGGGCTCCACTCCGTGGTCGTGGACGCCACCTCCGGCACGGTGCTCAGCGACACCCCGCTGACCGACGCCTTCATCTCCCCGGGGCTCCGGACCAAGCTGCGCAGCCTGGGCGAGCGGGCCACCCCCAGCACCGGCCCGAAGGCCGCCCCGCCGCGCAAGGTCCAGCCCGACGCGAACTTCCCGGCCCGGGCCGACGGCAGCGGCGCCTCGCTCTTCGCGGGCAACGTGCCCCTCGTCACCACGCAGACCGCCAAGGACTCCTTCGTACTGAAGGACCCCAGCCGCGGTGGCGGCGAGACCCGTGACGCCGGCGGCAAGGAGCTCAACTACTTCTCCGAGGGCAAGGCGATCACCGACGGCGACAACCGCTGGGGCAACGGCACGGCCGCCGACTCCGCCACCGCCGCCGTGGACGCGCAGTACGGCATCACCAGCACCTTCGACTACTACAAGAGCGCCTTCGGCCGCGACGGCATCAAGAACGACGGCGCCGGCCCGCACGCCCTGGTGCACTTCGGCGACAAGGTCGCCAACGCCTTCTGGTCGCCCGACTGCTCCTGCATGCTCTACGGCGACGGTGACGGAGAAACGTTCAAGCAGCCGCTGGTCGCCCTGGACGTCACCGGTCACGAGCTGAGCCACGGCGTGATCGAGGCGACGGCCGACTTCCAGCCGACCCGCGTCGACGCCCGGCAGAACCAGTTCGGCGAGGCCGGCTCGCTCAACGAGTCGCTCGCCGACATCTTCGGCACCGGCGTCGAGTTCCGCACCAACAACGCCGGCAACCCGCCGAACTACCTGCTCGGCGAGAAGCTCGGCCTGGACCAGAAGTTCCTGCGCCGCATGGACAAGCCCTCCCTGGACGTCCTCGAAGGCACCGTCGACTACTGGGACGCCGACTCCTTCGACCGCGAGGTGCACGCGGGCTCGGGCGTCTCCTCCCACGCCTTCTACCTGCTGGCCGAGGGCAGCGGCAAGAAGACCATCGGCGGCGTGGAGTACGACTCCCCCACGTACGACGGCAAGCCCGCCACCGGCATCGGCCGGGAGAAGGCCGAGCAGATCTTCTACCGCGCCCTGACCCGCTACATGGTCTCGACGACCGACTTCCACGAGGCCCGCACCGCCACCCTCCAGGCGGCCGCGGACATGTACGGCGCGGACAGCGCCGAGCGCGCGGCGGTCGACCGGGCCTGGGCCGCGGTGAACGTCACGGCCGGCAACACCCCCAAGGAGTCGGTCAAGCGCTGA
- a CDS encoding gamma-glutamylcyclotransferase family protein, producing the protein MVSADRERLPVFVYGTLRPGQRNHAAFLRGRTVGEEPARMRGAVLFEGPGYPYAVPDATGEIFGDLVHLAADQHDGVLAALDRLEGSLPGGPGRHYVRVERPVLTEGGEPARAWVYLAGDEVARRLRAVGTRIPGGRWPA; encoded by the coding sequence CTGGTGAGCGCGGACCGCGAGCGGCTGCCGGTGTTCGTCTACGGGACGCTGCGTCCCGGGCAGCGGAACCACGCGGCGTTCCTGCGGGGGCGGACGGTCGGGGAGGAGCCGGCCCGGATGCGGGGGGCGGTGCTCTTCGAGGGGCCGGGCTATCCGTACGCGGTGCCGGACGCGACGGGTGAGATCTTCGGCGACCTGGTGCACCTGGCGGCGGACCAGCACGACGGGGTGCTCGCCGCGCTGGACCGGCTGGAGGGGAGCCTGCCCGGCGGACCGGGGCGGCACTACGTGCGGGTGGAGCGGCCGGTGCTGACGGAGGGCGGCGAGCCCGCCCGCGCCTGGGTGTACCTCGCGGGGGACGAGGTGGCGCGGCGGCTGCGGGCGGTGGGGACGCGGATCCCGGGCGGCCGCTGGCCGGCCTGA
- a CDS encoding FHA domain-containing protein encodes MGERPVAPSAPELVVEADGGSQTMSPGRSYQVGRDPLSDIVLRDERVSWHHAVLRPVGDHWTVEDTGSTNGTWTDGHRVRAEDVGPGSVIRFGNPSDGPAAVLKGAPPPPARRPSSVSLPAATGTFRQPTSVRPLPSRTVRIGRGADNDLTVDDLVVSRRHAELRALPDGGYEIVDLGSHNGTYLNGGLVHRAPVRPGDIVGIGHSAFCLVGDQLQEYVDTGEVSLDVQDLTVQVDKGRKTLLDDVSFPVGAKCLLAVVGPSGAGKSTLLNALTGLRPADRGTVLYDGRDLYRDYAELRARIGLVPQDDILHTQLSVRRALGYAAELRFPGDTAKAERQARVDEVIGELGLQQRVDQPIHSLSGGQRKRVSVALELLTKPSLLFLDEPTSGLDPGMDRSVMTMLRTLADDGRTVIVVTHSVLSLDLCDRLLVLAPGGRTAYYGPPEETLPFFGQPRWPEAFEAFENDKERDWAGDYRASPQYRQYVSAATEQPHLGEVPAPAHAPAPLKAQSWGAQLRTLVRRYTAALTADRTFLAIMIALPFVMGAMARALAGSRFTGDTAMNALLILCVGGVLTGAANAVRELVKERAIYRRERAVGLSRSAYLMSKIVVLGLITVCQSVVLTLVALFGVNTSAPDGKGVLLPPLAEITLAVALLSFTAMMLGLLVSALVSKEEVTMPLLVLLAIVQVVFCGAFLPLHGVPGLEQLGWLVPSRWALAAMAATVDLERIMQTKATADPLFDHSAGVWLLDMAMMAVLSVVLGLIIVRLLRRQEPAVMRK; translated from the coding sequence ATGGGAGAGCGGCCGGTCGCGCCCTCCGCCCCCGAACTCGTCGTCGAGGCCGATGGCGGCTCGCAGACCATGAGTCCGGGCCGGAGCTATCAGGTAGGGCGCGATCCCCTGAGCGACATCGTGCTGCGGGACGAACGGGTCTCGTGGCACCACGCCGTCCTGCGCCCCGTGGGCGATCACTGGACGGTGGAGGACACCGGCAGCACCAACGGCACCTGGACCGACGGCCACCGGGTGCGCGCCGAGGACGTCGGCCCGGGCAGCGTCATCCGCTTCGGGAACCCCTCCGACGGCCCCGCGGCCGTCCTCAAAGGAGCGCCCCCGCCCCCGGCGCGACGTCCCTCGTCCGTGTCACTCCCCGCCGCCACCGGAACCTTCCGGCAGCCCACTTCCGTACGCCCGCTGCCCTCGCGCACGGTCCGCATCGGCCGCGGCGCCGACAACGACCTCACCGTCGACGACCTCGTCGTCTCCCGCCGCCACGCCGAACTGCGCGCCCTGCCGGACGGCGGCTACGAGATCGTCGACCTCGGCAGCCACAACGGCACCTACCTCAACGGCGGCCTCGTGCACCGGGCGCCGGTGCGCCCCGGCGACATCGTCGGCATCGGGCACTCCGCCTTCTGCCTCGTCGGCGACCAGCTCCAGGAGTACGTCGACACCGGCGAGGTCTCCCTCGACGTCCAGGACCTCACCGTCCAGGTCGACAAGGGCCGCAAGACGCTGCTCGACGACGTCTCCTTCCCCGTGGGCGCCAAGTGCCTCCTCGCCGTCGTCGGACCGAGCGGCGCCGGCAAGTCCACGCTCCTCAACGCCCTCACCGGGCTGCGCCCCGCCGACCGCGGCACCGTGCTCTACGACGGCCGCGACCTCTACCGCGACTACGCCGAGCTCCGCGCGCGCATCGGCCTCGTACCGCAGGACGACATCCTGCACACCCAGCTCAGCGTGCGCCGCGCCCTCGGCTACGCCGCCGAGCTCCGCTTCCCCGGCGACACCGCCAAGGCCGAACGCCAGGCCCGGGTCGACGAGGTGATCGGCGAACTCGGCCTCCAGCAGCGCGTCGACCAGCCCATCCACAGCCTCTCCGGCGGCCAGCGCAAGCGCGTCAGCGTGGCGCTCGAACTGCTGACGAAGCCCTCCCTGCTCTTCCTCGACGAGCCCACCTCCGGCCTCGACCCGGGCATGGACCGCTCCGTGATGACCATGCTGCGCACGCTCGCCGACGACGGCCGCACCGTCATCGTCGTCACCCACAGCGTCCTCAGCCTCGACCTCTGCGACCGGCTGCTGGTGCTCGCCCCCGGCGGCCGCACGGCCTACTACGGCCCGCCGGAGGAGACACTCCCGTTCTTCGGCCAGCCCCGCTGGCCCGAGGCCTTCGAGGCCTTCGAGAACGACAAGGAACGGGACTGGGCGGGCGACTACCGCGCGTCACCGCAGTACCGGCAGTACGTCAGCGCCGCCACCGAACAGCCCCACCTCGGCGAGGTCCCCGCGCCCGCCCACGCCCCCGCGCCGCTGAAGGCGCAGAGCTGGGGCGCCCAGCTGCGCACCCTGGTGCGCCGGTACACCGCCGCGCTGACGGCCGACCGCACCTTCCTCGCCATCATGATCGCCCTGCCGTTCGTCATGGGCGCCATGGCACGCGCGCTCGCCGGCAGCCGGTTCACGGGTGACACCGCGATGAACGCCCTGCTGATCCTGTGCGTCGGCGGCGTCCTGACCGGTGCCGCCAACGCCGTCCGCGAACTGGTCAAGGAACGGGCCATCTACCGCCGCGAACGAGCCGTCGGCCTGTCCCGGTCCGCCTATCTGATGTCGAAGATCGTCGTCCTCGGCCTGATCACCGTCTGCCAGTCCGTCGTCCTGACCCTCGTCGCCCTCTTCGGCGTGAACACCTCCGCCCCGGACGGCAAAGGCGTCCTCCTGCCACCGCTCGCCGAGATCACCCTCGCCGTCGCGTTGCTGTCCTTCACCGCCATGATGCTCGGCCTGCTGGTGTCGGCCCTGGTGAGCAAGGAGGAGGTCACCATGCCGCTGCTGGTGCTCCTCGCCATCGTCCAGGTCGTCTTCTGCGGCGCGTTCCTCCCCCTGCACGGCGTGCCCGGCCTGGAGCAGCTCGGCTGGCTCGTGCCCTCGCGCTGGGCGCTGGCCGCGATGGCCGCCACGGTCGATCTGGAGCGCATCATGCAGACCAAGGCGACCGCCGACCCGCTCTTCGACCACAGCGCGGGCGTCTGGCTGCTCGACATGGCGATGATGGCGGTCCTCTCGGTCGTCCTCGGCCTGATCATCGTGCGGCTGCTGCGCCGCCAGGAGCCCGCCGTCATGCGGAAGTGA
- a CDS encoding serine/threonine-protein kinase, which produces MAGDEPLRPEVPVERPSELVGRRIAAYRVESEIGRGGMAVVYRARDLRLGRTVALKLLAPELARNDTFRKRFGHESQVAAAIDHPHIVPVFEAGEADGVLYIAMRYVAGQDLRALLDRSGPLSLAVACRIAVQVASALDAAHAHDLVHRDVKPGNILVAEGTDVDHPEHVYLTDFGLTKKSLSLTGYTRVGQFVGTLDYVAPEQISGKPVDGRCDVYSLACVVYEMLSGAPPFRRDDDMALLWAHQYDPPPLASDNIPGLPAAADEVLATALAKSPDDRYDSCLQFVTALRRTATGGVVASGPPVGHEPTRVVREPTRVVYEPTRVVRGLAALPSEQEEEPEPVPPPPRWAAAVFPELWR; this is translated from the coding sequence ATGGCGGGCGACGAGCCGCTGCGGCCGGAGGTTCCCGTGGAACGGCCCTCCGAACTGGTCGGCCGCCGGATCGCCGCGTACCGCGTGGAGAGCGAGATCGGCCGGGGCGGCATGGCCGTCGTCTACCGCGCCCGCGACCTGCGCCTGGGCCGCACCGTCGCCCTCAAGCTGCTGGCCCCGGAGCTGGCGCGCAACGACACCTTCCGCAAGCGCTTCGGCCACGAGTCCCAGGTCGCCGCCGCCATCGACCACCCGCACATCGTCCCCGTCTTCGAGGCCGGCGAGGCCGACGGCGTGCTCTACATCGCCATGCGCTACGTGGCCGGCCAGGACCTCCGGGCCCTGCTCGACCGCAGCGGGCCGCTGTCCCTCGCCGTCGCCTGCCGCATCGCCGTCCAGGTGGCCTCGGCCCTCGACGCCGCCCACGCCCACGACCTCGTGCACCGGGACGTCAAACCGGGCAACATCCTCGTCGCCGAGGGCACCGACGTCGACCACCCCGAGCACGTGTACCTCACCGACTTCGGGCTGACGAAGAAGTCGCTGTCCCTGACCGGCTACACCCGGGTGGGGCAGTTCGTCGGCACCCTCGACTACGTCGCCCCCGAGCAGATCTCCGGCAAGCCCGTGGACGGCCGCTGCGATGTCTACAGCCTCGCCTGCGTGGTCTACGAAATGCTGTCCGGGGCGCCGCCGTTCCGGCGCGACGACGACATGGCCCTGCTCTGGGCGCACCAGTACGACCCTCCGCCCCTGGCCTCCGACAACATCCCCGGCCTGCCCGCAGCGGCCGACGAGGTCCTCGCCACGGCCCTGGCGAAGTCCCCCGACGACCGCTACGACAGCTGCCTCCAGTTCGTGACGGCGCTGCGCCGGACGGCCACCGGGGGTGTGGTGGCCTCGGGACCGCCGGTGGGGCACGAGCCGACGCGGGTGGTGCGGGAGCCTACGCGCGTGGTGTACGAACCGACGCGGGTGGTAAGGGGGTTGGCGGCGCTGCCCTCGGAGCAGGAGGAGGAGCCGGAGCCCGTGCCGCCCCCGCCGCGCTGGGCCGCGGCGGTGTTCCCCGAGCTGTGGCGGTAG
- a CDS encoding type III polyketide synthase — translation MSDPRPAAPRVASVAVSVPPHRHRQRDIAAVFAGAFLSADAVVRRQFTGIAAHTGIEYRNLSLPLAEYPRPRTFTEYNETWELTARRVGQEALTRALAAAGVRPDEVGAVVTTTTTGASVPSYDAELIRRVGLPPHVARTPMLGLGCAGGAAGLARVHDHLRGHPDQVAVLVSVELCSLNFQSADTSVANLVATGLFGDAAAAVVVLGAHRAREAAGPALVATRSRLHPDTGHLMGMRVGTDGFVVFLSPQVPDFIGKHLPDEVHGFLAGRGLAAEDITTWVCHPGGPKVMEALDDSLGLPPRALDHSRASLAERGNISSASVLDVLARTMADPPAPGSRGLLLALGPGLTSELVLLEW, via the coding sequence ATGAGCGACCCGAGACCGGCGGCTCCCCGGGTGGCGTCCGTCGCCGTGTCCGTACCACCGCACCGGCACCGCCAGCGGGACATCGCCGCCGTGTTCGCCGGCGCGTTCCTCTCCGCCGACGCGGTCGTGCGCAGGCAGTTCACCGGAATCGCCGCGCATACGGGCATCGAGTACCGGAACCTCTCCCTGCCCCTGGCCGAGTACCCCCGGCCGCGCACCTTCACCGAGTACAACGAGACCTGGGAGCTCACCGCGCGCCGGGTCGGGCAGGAGGCCCTCACCCGCGCCCTCGCGGCGGCGGGCGTGCGGCCCGACGAGGTCGGCGCCGTCGTCACCACGACCACCACCGGCGCCTCCGTCCCGTCCTACGACGCCGAACTCATCCGGCGCGTCGGCCTGCCGCCCCACGTGGCGCGCACCCCGATGCTCGGCCTCGGCTGCGCGGGCGGCGCCGCGGGCCTGGCGAGGGTGCACGACCACCTGAGGGGCCACCCGGATCAGGTGGCCGTCCTGGTCTCCGTCGAACTGTGCTCGCTGAACTTCCAGAGCGCGGACACGTCCGTCGCGAACCTCGTCGCGACCGGGCTGTTCGGCGACGCCGCCGCGGCCGTCGTGGTCCTCGGCGCGCACCGGGCCCGGGAGGCCGCCGGGCCCGCGCTGGTGGCGACCCGCAGCCGCCTGCACCCGGACACCGGGCACCTGATGGGCATGCGCGTGGGCACCGACGGCTTCGTCGTGTTCCTCTCCCCGCAGGTCCCCGACTTCATCGGGAAGCACCTTCCGGACGAGGTCCACGGTTTCCTCGCCGGCCGGGGCCTGGCCGCGGAGGACATCACCACCTGGGTCTGCCACCCCGGCGGGCCGAAGGTCATGGAGGCCCTGGACGACTCGCTCGGCCTGCCGCCGCGCGCGCTCGACCACAGCCGGGCCTCCCTGGCCGAGCGCGGCAACATCTCCTCCGCGTCCGTCCTGGACGTCCTGGCCAGGACCATGGCCGACCCACCGGCACCGGGGTCCCGCGGTCTCCTCCTGGCCCTCGGGCCGGGCCTCACCAGCGAACTGGTGCTTCTCGAATGGTGA